Proteins from a single region of Oikeobacillus pervagus:
- a CDS encoding MBL fold metallo-hydrolase encodes MDIQGNQEQQPLFQPFFAQAEKGYEVLPDLFVLRTMIVNVCFVGERGSDHWVLIDAGVGPAAESILQTAEERFRGIPPKAIILTHGHFDHVGALSELLEHWDVPIFAQEEELPFLTGKEDYPPADPTVGGGLMSLISPLYPNEAINLENRIHALPIDHKVPYMDGWRWVHTPGHTPGHISLFRHEDSALIAGDAFITVKQESALAVITQEKEIHGPPAYFTTVWKAAWHSVRILEALKPAYAITGHGFAIEGEELTKGLENLSCNFKEIAIPNN; translated from the coding sequence ATGGATATCCAAGGGAATCAGGAACAACAACCATTATTTCAGCCTTTCTTTGCACAAGCGGAAAAAGGGTATGAAGTCCTTCCCGATTTATTTGTATTGCGCACGATGATAGTCAATGTATGTTTTGTTGGGGAAAGAGGTAGTGATCACTGGGTTCTAATTGATGCAGGAGTTGGGCCCGCTGCAGAGTCCATTCTGCAAACTGCTGAAGAACGTTTCAGAGGGATCCCGCCTAAAGCCATTATTTTAACCCATGGACATTTTGATCATGTTGGAGCATTATCTGAATTACTGGAGCATTGGGATGTTCCTATATTTGCTCAAGAGGAAGAATTACCTTTCTTAACGGGAAAAGAAGATTATCCACCTGCGGATCCAACAGTAGGAGGCGGCTTAATGAGTTTGATTTCTCCTTTATATCCAAATGAAGCCATTAATCTTGAAAATCGTATTCATGCCTTGCCAATCGATCATAAGGTTCCATACATGGATGGTTGGAGATGGGTCCATACACCGGGACATACACCAGGACATATTTCCTTATTCCGGCATGAAGATAGCGCTTTAATTGCTGGAGATGCATTTATTACAGTGAAGCAAGAATCTGCTTTAGCTGTTATAACACAGGAGAAAGAAATTCATGGTCCCCCAGCCTATTTTACAACAGTTTGGAAAGCTGCTTGGCACTCAGTCCGAATCCTTGAAGCCCTAAAACCAGCCTACGCCATAACCGGACACGGCTTTGCTATAGAAGGAGAAGAATTAACAAAAGGCCTAGAAAACCTAAGCTGCAACTTCAAAGAAATCGCAATTCCCAATAATTAG
- a CDS encoding ABC transporter ATP-binding protein: MFLQFKNLSKKYKNRHMTQDVLMDINFSIEEGQFVSIIGPSGCGKSTLLSMVAGLTNATTGEIFLEASPIIKPGIDRGMVFQQAALFPWMTVVENVMFPLRKQMNKSEAKKVALRFLQMVQLSNYSEHSPHELSGGMQQRVAIARALAMDPKLLLMDEPFGALDEQTRSRLHEELEKIWVDTKKTIVFVTHSINEAIKLSDRIIVMGTRPGRIIADLDVNLPRPRQSNQEEVAILEEKIVDLLKGEIDKVVKEELAYAAGN, encoded by the coding sequence ATGTTTTTACAATTTAAGAATCTTTCAAAAAAATATAAAAATCGTCATATGACACAAGATGTGTTAATGGATATAAATTTTTCAATTGAAGAGGGGCAATTTGTTTCGATTATAGGCCCATCTGGTTGCGGTAAATCGACTCTATTATCGATGGTTGCTGGATTAACCAATGCTACAACGGGCGAAATTTTCTTAGAGGCGAGTCCAATTATTAAGCCTGGAATCGACCGCGGAATGGTTTTTCAACAAGCTGCATTATTCCCTTGGATGACTGTTGTGGAAAATGTCATGTTCCCTTTAAGAAAACAAATGAATAAGAGTGAAGCGAAGAAAGTGGCTCTCCGTTTTCTACAAATGGTGCAATTAAGTAATTATTCCGAGCACTCTCCTCACGAGTTATCAGGGGGAATGCAACAACGGGTAGCAATTGCTCGAGCTTTAGCAATGGACCCAAAATTATTACTGATGGATGAGCCATTTGGGGCATTGGACGAACAAACTCGTTCAAGACTTCATGAAGAACTTGAGAAGATTTGGGTCGATACGAAGAAAACAATCGTATTCGTTACCCACAGTATTAACGAAGCGATAAAGCTTTCAGACCGGATCATCGTCATGGGGACTCGGCCAGGTAGAATTATTGCAGATCTTGACGTTAATCTCCCCAGACCTCGTCAATCTAATCAAGAGGAAGTTGCCATACTTGAAGAAAAAATAGTCGATCTCCTGAAAGGTGAGATTGATAAAGTCGTTAAAGAGGAATTAGCTTATGCAGCGGGTAATTAA
- a CDS encoding ABC transporter permease, translating into MQRVIKQIVFYVLFIVIWEMSVRAGGWGPDIMPKPTDVWEALIQGFIDKTLIYDLGASFQRLLIGLTIALILGTSLGILLAKSQTADDTLGSLILALQSVPSIVWLPLAIMWFGLNEKAVIFIVVLGGTLVMTINMRIGIKNVSPLYIKAAQTMGSSGFDLFIKIIFPASIPYAVTGARLAWAFAWRALMAGEILSTGPGLGYTLKYASDFGNMSLVIAVMILIGVIGTIVDLLFFQRVEKNVMRRWGLEQASS; encoded by the coding sequence ATGCAGCGGGTAATTAAACAAATTGTCTTCTACGTCCTCTTTATTGTCATTTGGGAAATGAGTGTACGTGCTGGTGGATGGGGCCCAGACATCATGCCAAAACCGACCGATGTATGGGAGGCTCTTATCCAAGGATTCATAGACAAAACACTTATTTATGATTTAGGTGCAAGCTTCCAAAGACTATTGATTGGATTAACGATCGCACTTATTCTAGGGACATCGTTAGGAATTTTATTGGCTAAATCGCAAACAGCAGATGACACATTAGGATCACTTATTCTAGCTCTTCAGAGTGTTCCTAGTATCGTTTGGCTGCCACTAGCAATCATGTGGTTTGGATTGAATGAAAAAGCGGTTATTTTTATCGTCGTTCTCGGTGGAACATTAGTCATGACAATCAATATGCGAATTGGTATTAAAAATGTTTCCCCACTGTATATTAAAGCCGCACAAACAATGGGTTCTTCCGGATTTGATTTGTTTATCAAAATTATATTTCCAGCTTCGATCCCGTATGCGGTAACAGGTGCAAGACTTGCATGGGCATTCGCATGGAGAGCTTTAATGGCGGGGGAAATTTTAAGTACAGGTCCTGGTTTAGGATACACGTTAAAATACGCTTCAGACTTTGGAAATATGAGCTTGGTCATTGCGGTGATGATCTTGATCGGAGTTATTGGTACAATTGTCGATTTACTATTTTTCCAACGTGTTGAAAAGAATGTGATGAGACGTTGGGGATTAGAGCAAGCATCGTCTTAA